The proteins below come from a single Streptomyces tubercidicus genomic window:
- a CDS encoding (2Fe-2S)-binding protein yields MAREPLASAGTLTLDPLEYRRHNCCLYYRVSGSGYCDECVLHCRGRAPRGAERVNSATT; encoded by the coding sequence CTGGCACGGGAGCCCCTCGCGAGCGCGGGCACCCTCACGCTCGACCCCCTCGAATACCGTCGCCACAACTGCTGCCTCTACTACCGGGTCTCGGGCTCCGGGTACTGCGACGAGTGCGTCCTCCACTGCAGGGGCCGTGCTCCACGCGGCGCCGAGCGCGTCAACTCCGCCACCACATAG
- a CDS encoding response regulator: MTAPGTIRILLADDQASIRSGFRLVLDAQPDMTVIAEAADGVAALDAARRLRPHVVLADIRMPHLDGLELTRRLAGPDADPQVRVIVVTTFDLDAYVHTALRDGASGFLLKRSGPTLLVEAVRAAMSGDALISPQITARMLHRLAPPAARTGRPPAEALTPREEEVAVLVAGGLSNTEIGQELFISLATVKSHLANLQRKLEVRNRVGIAAWAWQSGLATTDQV; encoded by the coding sequence GTGACCGCTCCCGGCACCATCCGTATCCTGCTGGCGGATGATCAGGCGAGCATCCGCAGCGGCTTCCGCCTCGTCCTGGACGCCCAACCCGACATGACCGTGATCGCCGAGGCGGCCGACGGTGTCGCCGCGCTCGACGCCGCCCGTCGTCTGCGTCCCCACGTGGTGCTCGCGGACATCCGGATGCCGCACCTCGACGGCCTGGAACTGACCCGGCGGCTGGCCGGGCCCGACGCGGATCCGCAGGTCCGGGTCATCGTGGTCACCACCTTCGACCTCGACGCCTACGTGCATACCGCACTCCGTGACGGAGCCTCGGGCTTCCTGCTGAAACGCTCCGGACCGACGTTGCTGGTCGAGGCCGTGCGCGCGGCGATGTCCGGCGACGCGCTCATCAGCCCGCAGATCACCGCGCGCATGCTGCACCGCCTCGCCCCGCCGGCCGCCCGGACGGGGCGCCCGCCCGCTGAGGCGCTGACCCCGCGTGAGGAGGAGGTCGCGGTGCTGGTCGCCGGGGGGCTGTCGAATACGGAGATAGGCCAGGAACTGTTCATCTCCCTCGCCACCGTCAAGTCCCACCTGGCCAACCTCCAGCGCAAGCTGGAGGTCCGCAACCGGGTGGGCATCGCCGCCTGGGCATGGCAGTCCGGCCTGGCCACGACGGACCAGGTCTAG
- a CDS encoding IclR family transcriptional regulator domain-containing protein — translation MEEGQVTGVGRFDEGSGSREERVLPAGLVQLMGMLVGPPDFWYRPDGDFGQLANTVQRDAAARKRANSLYRIGSRALDRQELQDAANWLGEAASCGHPGALFRLAVVALRAGEDWTGEATFLIAEAARLGHGDAARLLRALAHRRPEPQPTEPTVEDVEFFDEARERLGIREEMLLSDDASPEAEGEAGRRSQLTRARAEQPGLFLVPAPRLPKRFLPDRGGAAVAATDAAACSATAHPGSGAPALQVPDLHVGGHPAAISAAWRGGTTGGEPWWSANALRPAVLNDMARSRPAPTPSPDRWQTAQRARDLIHLINSSEGIDTRTLAQRGGLSMNMTIKLLDWLREQRLVDTVGGAHRPGPVMLLTMGKDPGLLQRTLAELRDELDAAVYLSSYSDGEIRIHEAAHSRTAPPAKEWAPFSDTGHASAVGKSLLAQLDFESRMEHLTRYPSVQLTDRTITNPRRLVEVLDGHGPHAAQFDLLEYSRTEVCVAYSLGLPGQASSIALSLPAHQHPRLIAAARSLSVRATGILLAHLVADDRTGSLPLADGVPRRALP, via the coding sequence ATGGAAGAAGGACAGGTGACGGGTGTGGGCCGCTTCGACGAGGGCAGTGGCAGCCGCGAGGAGCGGGTGCTGCCGGCGGGGCTGGTGCAGCTCATGGGGATGCTGGTCGGGCCGCCTGACTTCTGGTACCGCCCCGATGGGGACTTCGGTCAGCTGGCCAACACCGTGCAGCGGGATGCTGCGGCTCGGAAGAGGGCGAACTCGCTCTACCGGATCGGGTCGCGCGCGCTGGACCGTCAGGAACTGCAGGACGCCGCGAACTGGCTGGGAGAGGCGGCCTCCTGCGGGCATCCGGGAGCGTTGTTCCGGCTCGCTGTGGTGGCTCTGCGCGCCGGCGAGGACTGGACAGGCGAGGCCACGTTCCTGATCGCCGAGGCCGCGCGCCTCGGGCACGGCGACGCGGCTCGGTTGCTGAGGGCGCTCGCGCATCGCCGCCCCGAGCCCCAGCCGACCGAGCCCACGGTCGAGGATGTCGAGTTCTTCGACGAGGCCCGCGAGCGGCTCGGCATCCGCGAGGAGATGCTGCTGTCTGACGACGCTTCGCCGGAGGCGGAAGGGGAAGCCGGCCGCAGGTCGCAACTCACCAGGGCGCGGGCTGAGCAGCCTGGGCTGTTTCTGGTCCCTGCTCCGCGGCTGCCGAAGCGCTTCCTACCCGACCGGGGCGGGGCCGCGGTGGCCGCGACGGACGCCGCTGCCTGCTCCGCGACGGCTCACCCGGGGAGCGGGGCGCCTGCCCTTCAGGTCCCCGACCTTCACGTAGGCGGTCATCCTGCTGCGATCTCCGCCGCGTGGCGTGGGGGGACCACCGGTGGGGAGCCGTGGTGGTCGGCGAACGCGCTGCGACCGGCGGTCCTCAACGACATGGCGCGCAGCCGCCCGGCTCCCACACCCTCGCCAGACCGGTGGCAGACGGCACAGCGAGCCCGCGATCTGATCCACCTCATCAACAGCTCGGAGGGGATCGACACCCGGACGTTGGCCCAGCGCGGGGGGTTGTCGATGAACATGACGATCAAGTTGCTGGACTGGCTTCGTGAACAGCGTCTGGTCGACACCGTCGGAGGGGCTCATCGTCCCGGCCCCGTCATGCTGCTGACCATGGGCAAGGACCCCGGGCTGCTGCAGAGGACGCTCGCTGAGCTGCGTGACGAGCTGGATGCGGCCGTGTATCTCAGCAGCTACAGCGACGGTGAGATCCGCATCCACGAGGCCGCCCACAGCCGCACCGCTCCCCCGGCGAAGGAATGGGCGCCGTTCAGCGACACCGGGCACGCGAGCGCCGTGGGGAAGAGTCTCCTGGCGCAGCTCGACTTCGAGTCGCGCATGGAGCACCTGACCCGTTATCCATCGGTCCAGCTCACTGATCGGACCATCACCAACCCGCGCCGCCTTGTGGAGGTGCTTGACGGACACGGCCCGCATGCCGCGCAGTTCGACCTGCTGGAGTACTCCAGGACGGAGGTCTGCGTCGCCTACTCGCTTGGGCTGCCCGGCCAGGCATCCAGCATCGCCTTGTCCCTGCCGGCACATCAGCACCCGCGTTTGATCGCTGCTGCGCGGTCTCTCAGCGTACGTGCGACGGGCATCTTGCTGGCACACCTCGTCGCAGACGACCGAACCGGCAGCCTGCCGCTAGCAGACGGGGTTCCGCGGCGTGCCCTGCCCTGA
- a CDS encoding PaaI family thioesterase, which translates to MMDIDAAQAVLDNSPFGPWWGFKVEAVGKGQAKVSLPQRPELFRPGGVLQGGCAMTLADVTCWIAIMSLFGEDDPSVTQQMTTSFLGPARTDLVCESTIVRSGRLIVYGTADTTDTAGKLVSHHTLTYIRPPERNGT; encoded by the coding sequence ATGATGGATATCGACGCCGCTCAAGCCGTCCTCGATAACAGCCCCTTCGGACCCTGGTGGGGATTCAAGGTGGAAGCTGTCGGGAAGGGCCAGGCAAAGGTTTCGTTACCCCAGCGTCCGGAACTCTTCCGCCCCGGCGGCGTCCTCCAGGGCGGGTGCGCGATGACGCTTGCCGACGTGACCTGCTGGATCGCCATCATGTCGCTGTTCGGCGAAGACGATCCGTCCGTCACCCAGCAGATGACAACGAGTTTCCTCGGCCCGGCGCGCACCGATCTGGTCTGCGAGTCGACGATCGTCCGGTCCGGCCGCCTGATCGTCTACGGCACCGCTGACACGACCGACACCGCCGGAAAACTCGTCTCCCACCACACCCTGACGTATATCCGGCCACCTGAGCGGAACGGGACCTGA
- a CDS encoding protein-arginine deiminase family protein: MDDDNSVPTSATHPAPCPGTSPRWGRRPGAVRAGALGAALLTVAAGTLLACTAHAAPLGPALRADTNRDGEITPADDLGKDTWTRGRGALMLPNVDDDQRRCPTAGPAGTRLRDDRLAACHDAADTVVNGRADLADLAPAQIAADPRAVAGTTATVTAAPASRDHVGIFAERHGRMVRLGPGDRLTTRELRHGVCLGIEARDFVRDPKKWNGFADLVLRVDRGGHTAEDRVRLRVAPLVFEHDLMPMRRMMTADHTTEPAQVERGKRYDPSAQPRPTRSGEAVFRHDLRRGLDRAGLTAPLYNYPTGDDVWMQDLFKTAYASIPAPGGREHRVTVLLRSADVMPGTATRAFPLRDASRSAFPLLRGPGTGVLQQYDPRRVGSKDSQYYGSFSSTGNFGTLPPHTWRGHRYPVGRVVYGGNGGKESPDTSFLRMLTAQGYQRPIALDTSWLGVGHIDEFLSFVRARNARGWVAVVSDPDLGEKLLSGLVRHGQGGRPLVRGIAPKDTADPGLTIAGALRKPSLTRGTDIARRGIDAALRTLRVRAGLTERDIVRVPALFDVIDLPAGYPRHDVVANYLPGASNGVSTGTGVYLAPRQHAPAAGGGDVFERAAEQALRPTGTRIAWVEDWDYAHHLGTVGGEVHCATNALRGHAGTRPWWTERD; encoded by the coding sequence ATGGACGACGACAACTCCGTGCCCACCTCCGCCACCCACCCCGCACCCTGCCCGGGAACGAGTCCCCGCTGGGGGCGCCGTCCCGGGGCCGTGAGAGCGGGCGCGCTCGGAGCGGCGCTGCTCACGGTCGCGGCGGGGACGCTCCTGGCCTGTACCGCGCACGCGGCGCCGCTCGGGCCGGCACTCCGGGCGGACACGAACCGGGACGGCGAGATCACCCCGGCCGACGACCTCGGCAAGGACACCTGGACCCGCGGCCGCGGCGCGCTGATGCTGCCCAATGTGGACGATGACCAGCGACGCTGCCCTACTGCGGGCCCCGCAGGCACGCGGCTGCGCGACGACCGCCTCGCCGCCTGCCACGATGCCGCGGACACCGTCGTCAACGGACGGGCCGACCTCGCCGACCTCGCCCCCGCGCAGATCGCCGCCGACCCACGGGCCGTGGCGGGAACCACCGCCACCGTCACCGCCGCCCCCGCTTCCCGGGACCACGTCGGGATCTTCGCCGAGCGTCACGGCCGTATGGTCCGGCTGGGGCCCGGCGACCGGCTGACCACCCGTGAACTGCGCCATGGTGTCTGTCTGGGGATCGAGGCACGGGACTTTGTACGCGATCCGAAGAAGTGGAACGGCTTCGCCGACCTCGTGCTGAGGGTCGACCGCGGCGGTCACACCGCCGAGGACCGGGTGCGGCTCCGGGTCGCGCCGCTGGTGTTCGAGCACGATCTGATGCCGATGCGGCGCATGATGACAGCCGATCACACCACCGAGCCGGCCCAGGTGGAACGCGGCAAGCGCTACGACCCCTCCGCGCAACCACGGCCCACACGCTCCGGAGAAGCCGTGTTCCGTCACGACCTGCGGCGTGGCCTCGACCGGGCCGGACTGACCGCCCCCCTGTACAACTACCCCACGGGCGACGACGTCTGGATGCAGGACCTGTTCAAGACCGCGTATGCCTCCATACCCGCCCCCGGCGGCCGGGAGCACCGCGTCACCGTTCTCCTGCGGTCCGCGGATGTCATGCCGGGCACGGCGACGCGCGCGTTCCCGCTGCGGGACGCCTCGCGCAGTGCGTTCCCGCTGCTCCGTGGCCCCGGTACGGGAGTACTCCAGCAGTACGATCCCCGACGCGTCGGCAGCAAGGACAGCCAGTACTACGGCTCCTTCAGTTCCACCGGAAATTTCGGCACCCTCCCGCCTCACACCTGGCGTGGCCACCGCTATCCGGTCGGGCGGGTCGTCTACGGCGGGAACGGTGGCAAGGAGTCCCCGGACACATCCTTCCTCCGGATGCTCACCGCACAGGGCTACCAGCGGCCGATCGCACTGGACACCAGTTGGCTGGGGGTCGGTCACATCGACGAATTCCTGTCCTTCGTCCGGGCACGGAACGCCCGCGGCTGGGTGGCCGTCGTCTCGGACCCCGACCTCGGAGAGAAGCTGCTGAGCGGCCTCGTCCGGCACGGTCAGGGCGGCCGGCCGCTGGTCCGGGGTATCGCCCCCAAAGACACCGCGGACCCCGGACTGACCATCGCCGGCGCGCTGCGCAAGCCCTCCCTGACCCGTGGCACCGACATCGCCCGGCGCGGCATCGACGCCGCCCTGCGCACCCTGCGCGTCCGGGCCGGGCTGACGGAGCGCGACATCGTGCGGGTCCCCGCCCTGTTCGACGTGATCGACCTGCCCGCCGGGTATCCGCGGCACGACGTGGTCGCCAACTACCTGCCCGGCGCGTCCAATGGCGTCAGTACCGGGACCGGGGTCTATCTGGCGCCACGCCAGCACGCCCCGGCGGCGGGTGGCGGGGATGTCTTCGAGCGGGCTGCCGAGCAGGCCCTGCGGCCGACCGGCACCCGGATCGCCTGGGTGGAGGACTGGGACTACGCGCACCACCTCGGTACCGTCGGCGGCGAAGTGCACTGCGCGACCAACGCGCTGCGCGGCCACGCCGGCACCCGGCCGTGGTGGACCGAGCGGGACTGA
- a CDS encoding ABC transporter substrate-binding protein codes for MTEILPRAAAITSGLVAATFVLSACSADASTNADGESAATAITAEDFGGMDALVKAAKAEGTLNAIALPRDWANYGALIDGFEKKYGIKVKVENPDGASQDEINAVTSRKGQDGAPDVLDLGSSFAYSAAQKGLLAQYMVTDFIDIPDGQKDGMSRWYNGYGGYISIGCDADRVKNCPTTFKELLKPEYKGLVALNGDPTKSASAFGSVYAAALASGGSFDYIQPGIDFFAKLKRRGNYTPVQATAATIMKGKTPIVLDWDYLNARYTDQFKRKGLDWQVTVPEDGKFSQYYSQAINEKAPHPAAARLWQEYLYSAEGQNLWLKGYARPALMAAMEKDGTLDKAAAAKLPKVSGTPSFPTEAQLGHAKDDIAQGWGKLASR; via the coding sequence GTGACCGAGATCCTGCCGAGAGCCGCCGCCATTACCAGCGGCCTCGTCGCCGCCACATTCGTCCTCAGCGCCTGTAGCGCGGACGCGTCGACGAACGCCGACGGAGAGAGCGCGGCCACCGCCATCACGGCCGAGGACTTCGGGGGCATGGACGCGCTCGTCAAAGCAGCCAAAGCCGAAGGCACGCTGAACGCCATCGCGCTGCCCCGCGACTGGGCCAATTACGGCGCACTGATCGACGGCTTCGAGAAGAAGTACGGCATCAAGGTCAAGGTGGAGAACCCGGACGGCGCCAGCCAGGACGAGATCAACGCCGTCACCTCCCGCAAGGGCCAGGACGGGGCGCCCGACGTCCTCGACCTCGGCAGCTCCTTCGCGTACAGCGCCGCCCAGAAGGGTCTGCTCGCGCAGTACATGGTCACCGATTTCATTGATATCCCGGACGGCCAGAAGGACGGGATGAGCCGCTGGTACAACGGCTACGGCGGCTATATCTCCATCGGCTGCGATGCCGATCGCGTGAAGAACTGTCCGACCACCTTCAAGGAGCTGCTCAAGCCGGAGTACAAGGGGCTCGTCGCGCTCAACGGCGATCCCACCAAGTCGGCTTCGGCCTTCGGCAGTGTGTACGCGGCAGCCCTCGCCAGCGGCGGCTCCTTCGACTACATCCAGCCCGGCATCGACTTCTTCGCCAAGCTCAAAAGGAGGGGCAACTACACGCCCGTCCAGGCCACCGCGGCCACCATCATGAAGGGCAAGACGCCGATCGTCCTCGACTGGGACTACCTCAACGCCAGGTACACCGATCAGTTCAAGAGGAAGGGACTCGACTGGCAGGTCACGGTCCCAGAGGACGGCAAGTTCTCGCAGTACTACTCACAGGCCATCAACGAGAAGGCCCCGCACCCGGCGGCCGCCCGACTGTGGCAGGAGTACCTCTACAGCGCCGAGGGCCAGAACCTCTGGCTCAAGGGCTACGCCCGCCCCGCCCTGATGGCCGCGATGGAGAAGGACGGCACGCTCGACAAGGCCGCGGCCGCCAAGCTGCCGAAGGTCTCCGGCACGCCGAGCTTCCCCACCGAGGCGCAGCTGGGCCATGCCAAGGATGACATCGCCCAGGGCTGGGGCAAGCTCGCCTCCCGATAA
- a CDS encoding SDR family NAD(P)-dependent oxidoreductase, whose protein sequence is MSEQRVVLVTGGGTGIGAATARLLRAAGHQVVISGRRPEPLRRVAEETGALAHPSDAADPEAVRALVEATVTAYGRLDGVVLNAGIGRGGAVGDTEVEDWEEVIRTNLTGPFLLLRAALPHLLAARGAVVAVASVAALRNSVGNAAYATSKAGLLHLCRSLAVDYGPQGLRANAVCPGWVRTEMADQRMARFAAEAGLAGGAEAAYEEANRLTPARRPGDPEEVAEAINWLLSPAASYVNGADLTVDGGVTTVGVGGAAFDHRIEARTPRL, encoded by the coding sequence ATGTCGGAACAGCGTGTTGTCCTGGTGACGGGCGGGGGAACGGGGATCGGGGCGGCCACTGCCCGGCTGCTGCGCGCGGCCGGGCACCAGGTCGTGATCTCCGGGCGGAGGCCCGAGCCACTGCGCCGGGTGGCCGAGGAGACCGGGGCGCTGGCGCACCCTTCCGACGCCGCCGATCCTGAGGCCGTGCGCGCGCTCGTGGAGGCGACGGTGACGGCGTACGGGAGGCTCGACGGTGTGGTGCTCAACGCCGGAATCGGGCGGGGCGGCGCGGTGGGTGACACCGAGGTCGAGGACTGGGAAGAGGTGATACGGACCAACCTCACCGGCCCGTTCCTGCTGCTGCGTGCCGCGCTGCCGCATCTGCTGGCGGCCCGCGGTGCGGTGGTCGCGGTCGCCTCGGTCGCCGCGCTCCGCAACAGCGTCGGCAACGCCGCCTATGCGACGTCCAAGGCGGGTTTGCTCCACCTGTGCCGCTCCCTCGCCGTCGACTACGGGCCGCAAGGGCTGCGGGCCAACGCGGTGTGCCCGGGGTGGGTGCGTACGGAGATGGCAGACCAGCGGATGGCGCGGTTCGCGGCGGAGGCAGGGCTGGCGGGCGGTGCCGAGGCGGCGTACGAGGAGGCGAACCGGCTGACTCCCGCCCGCCGGCCGGGCGATCCCGAGGAGGTCGCCGAGGCGATCAACTGGCTGCTGTCGCCCGCCGCGTCCTACGTCAACGGGGCAGACCTCACCGTCGACGGCGGAGTGACCACAGTCGGCGTCGGCGGCGCCGCCTTCGACCACCGCATCGAGGCGCGCACCCCACGCCTCTAG
- a CDS encoding sensor histidine kinase, with protein sequence MSDPYVSGIRVLSGLLFLGMVGAAWVTEPAAGGVIVAVGLLAAGAALATVARLPQRLAVRRCTGLVAATASVTVTACYRGPVSDVTGWWWVLETLALLALLVPTVRRTKGRGRAIVFASVQVTAIAVLPMRIGPYLDPPADPAETGVLCLICSLLAAGAAASGCYLRGLDSTRRRALAAQRRAQRLEVARDLHDFASHDVMGVVVLVQAARFLAREDPARAVELLPRIEEAGMQALAAMDRTVWTLNGDGDGEGDGGSGEGGGGRERALAAEAGEPGAVPAPPPGSPPGPDRPGGPRHRRRDLSELPELVARFTRTGTVLARLDVTAGALDELPGEISATGYRIVVESLTNVRRHAPAAAAVDIAARRVPYGDGVALRLTVTDSDGAGTAARTSPLPEREWSGGGLAGLADRTEALGGSLAAGPHGTAGWQVAATLPLPCGALSTAGRLGRTDLARHTAHEEAVT encoded by the coding sequence ATGAGCGACCCATACGTGTCCGGCATACGCGTCCTCAGTGGCTTATTGTTCCTCGGCATGGTCGGCGCTGCCTGGGTGACCGAGCCCGCCGCGGGCGGGGTGATCGTCGCCGTGGGACTGCTGGCAGCCGGTGCGGCACTGGCGACAGTGGCCCGCCTGCCACAGCGCCTCGCGGTCCGCCGGTGCACGGGCCTCGTCGCTGCCACGGCCTCTGTGACGGTGACGGCCTGCTACCGGGGGCCGGTCTCCGATGTCACGGGCTGGTGGTGGGTCCTGGAGACGCTCGCGCTGCTCGCGCTCCTGGTGCCGACGGTGCGCCGGACGAAGGGGAGGGGCAGAGCGATCGTGTTCGCCTCCGTGCAGGTGACCGCGATCGCGGTGCTGCCGATGCGGATCGGCCCGTATCTGGACCCGCCCGCGGATCCGGCGGAGACCGGGGTGCTGTGCCTGATCTGCTCCCTGCTGGCGGCAGGTGCCGCCGCGTCCGGCTGCTATCTGCGCGGCCTGGACTCCACGAGGCGCCGGGCCCTCGCGGCGCAGCGTCGCGCGCAGCGCCTCGAAGTCGCACGCGACCTGCATGACTTCGCGTCACACGACGTCATGGGGGTGGTGGTCCTGGTGCAGGCGGCGCGGTTCCTGGCGCGGGAAGACCCTGCGCGAGCAGTGGAGTTGCTGCCGCGGATCGAAGAAGCGGGCATGCAGGCACTGGCCGCGATGGACCGTACGGTGTGGACACTCAACGGAGACGGAGACGGAGAAGGAGACGGCGGAAGCGGGGAGGGAGGCGGTGGCCGGGAGAGGGCCCTGGCGGCGGAGGCGGGTGAGCCGGGCGCCGTACCCGCCCCGCCCCCAGGGAGCCCTCCCGGTCCGGATCGCCCTGGCGGCCCCCGTCATCGGCGGCGCGATCTGTCCGAACTTCCGGAGCTGGTCGCACGGTTCACCCGCACCGGCACGGTCCTGGCCCGTCTCGACGTGACCGCCGGTGCGCTGGACGAGCTGCCCGGGGAGATCAGCGCCACCGGCTACCGGATCGTGGTGGAATCCCTCACCAACGTGCGCCGCCACGCACCCGCGGCCGCCGCCGTCGACATCGCGGCCCGACGGGTGCCGTACGGGGACGGCGTCGCGCTGCGTCTCACCGTCACCGACTCGGACGGCGCCGGGACCGCCGCCCGGACTTCACCGCTTCCGGAACGCGAGTGGAGCGGCGGAGGACTGGCCGGTCTCGCCGACCGGACCGAAGCCCTCGGCGGCTCATTGGCCGCAGGGCCGCACGGGACCGCCGGCTGGCAGGTAGCGGCCACCCTGCCGTTACCCTGCGGCGCGCTGTCGACGGCGGGTCGGCTCGGCCGGACGGACCTCGCGCGGCACACCGCACACGAGGAGGCCGTCACGTGA
- a CDS encoding RNA polymerase sigma factor, producing MVGGEAHTDRVDAVVSGVGKKLEDYYATHMTKMPLFLRRRSEKRLSLEACQDIAQEAFLNVARRIQSGELDEDVNIVAYLTTAAKNLACSQMRARRHLELADEVLESVSELAADEEPGDDALEDLVWPAIEAMSLSTRKRVVYWQSQGLKDIEIAAALGIPADRVHRERHKAVVELRRALGEFIRDQHRNKTWKKDR from the coding sequence GTGGTAGGAGGTGAGGCTCATACCGACCGGGTCGACGCGGTGGTCAGCGGCGTAGGTAAGAAGTTGGAGGACTACTACGCCACGCACATGACGAAGATGCCGCTGTTCCTGCGTCGGCGCTCGGAGAAGAGGCTGTCGTTGGAGGCGTGCCAGGACATCGCGCAGGAGGCCTTCCTCAACGTCGCACGGCGGATCCAGTCCGGTGAACTGGACGAAGACGTCAATATCGTGGCGTATCTGACAACAGCCGCGAAAAACCTCGCGTGTTCCCAGATGCGCGCGAGGCGTCATCTGGAGCTGGCCGACGAGGTTCTGGAGAGCGTGTCGGAGCTGGCGGCCGACGAGGAGCCCGGCGACGACGCGCTGGAGGACCTGGTCTGGCCGGCGATCGAGGCGATGTCGCTGAGCACGCGGAAGCGGGTCGTGTACTGGCAGAGCCAGGGGCTCAAGGACATCGAGATCGCAGCGGCGCTCGGCATACCCGCGGATCGGGTCCACCGGGAGCGACACAAGGCGGTGGTCGAACTGCGGCGGGCACTTGGGGAGTTCATCCGAGACCAGCACCGGAACAAGACATGGAAGAAGGACAGGTGA
- a CDS encoding DUF6196 family protein: protein MVSVSMETAEQTEQRLRREIAQADLVVHDGVWCFEESPADQPPALTAATLAVVRDRESWSRLVPLTQEDDDVERFGIFSFHFDDHVDNSGFVGWLATHLKVELGTGVFVVCGSNRARGGIYDYWGCPIDLLDQAITVVRALQDN from the coding sequence ATGGTCAGTGTGAGTATGGAGACTGCAGAACAGACAGAGCAGCGGCTACGCCGTGAGATCGCTCAGGCTGACCTCGTCGTGCACGACGGCGTCTGGTGCTTTGAAGAGTCTCCGGCCGACCAGCCGCCGGCTCTCACCGCCGCGACGCTGGCAGTCGTTCGGGACCGGGAGAGCTGGAGCCGCCTGGTCCCGCTCACCCAGGAGGACGACGACGTCGAACGCTTCGGAATCTTCTCCTTCCACTTCGACGATCATGTGGACAACAGCGGTTTCGTCGGCTGGCTGGCCACCCACCTCAAGGTCGAGCTGGGGACCGGCGTATTTGTTGTCTGTGGCAGCAACCGCGCCCGCGGCGGCATCTATGACTACTGGGGCTGTCCCATCGACTTGCTGGATCAGGCCATCACGGTCGTCAGGGCGCTACAAGACAACTGA
- a CDS encoding DMT family transporter, with amino-acid sequence MPLTGPGVDLQDRDHRPPGVWSLRLVSSASREKVRTDPSDFTARVVPGVELQRLRPYGALIAAAGSWGVATAVAKYAVDGIGAFTTLFIEVGTAASALWTTRLRLRPRRTVPLRHYLFLGLLEPVVAYGALDLGLQHTGAADAALLDGLQSAMVLVMGVVFIKEAVTRRSVAGVLVATVGAALLTGAHFTLSSSIGDALVLLGALGASASVIVVSRLAAEASALEITAYQFGFGFLFTIPVMAIVWGTGSEKVPGLAQLPHVAAAMAIGLVGFALGYLAYNYAVSHVAVGVAGMALNLIPLFGVVVAVLWLGEDLSTPKVIGGALILFGVFLFPYEADTESSKEPGKLALSEVTIPEETHL; translated from the coding sequence ATGCCCTTGACAGGTCCGGGTGTTGACCTACAGGATCGTGATCACCGGCCACCGGGTGTGTGGTCGCTCCGTTTAGTTTCTTCGGCATCCAGGGAGAAAGTGCGAACGGATCCCTCCGACTTCACCGCGAGAGTCGTTCCTGGAGTTGAATTGCAACGCTTGCGGCCTTACGGGGCCTTGATTGCCGCTGCGGGAAGCTGGGGTGTGGCTACCGCCGTAGCGAAATACGCCGTGGACGGGATCGGCGCATTCACCACCCTCTTCATCGAGGTCGGCACTGCCGCGTCCGCGCTGTGGACCACCAGGCTGCGCCTGCGTCCCCGCAGGACCGTACCGCTACGCCACTACCTTTTTCTCGGATTGCTGGAGCCGGTGGTGGCTTACGGCGCGCTCGATCTCGGACTCCAGCACACCGGTGCCGCGGATGCCGCACTCCTGGACGGCCTGCAATCCGCGATGGTGCTGGTGATGGGGGTCGTCTTCATCAAGGAAGCCGTCACCCGCCGTAGCGTGGCGGGTGTACTTGTCGCCACCGTCGGCGCTGCGCTGCTGACCGGTGCACATTTCACCCTCAGCAGCAGCATCGGTGATGCGCTGGTCCTCCTGGGGGCTCTGGGGGCGTCGGCGTCGGTGATCGTGGTCAGCCGTCTCGCCGCGGAGGCGTCGGCACTGGAAATCACCGCCTATCAATTCGGATTCGGGTTCCTCTTCACGATTCCCGTCATGGCCATCGTGTGGGGCACCGGCTCCGAGAAGGTTCCCGGCCTCGCGCAACTGCCGCATGTCGCAGCCGCGATGGCGATCGGACTGGTCGGTTTCGCGCTGGGCTACCTCGCCTACAACTACGCGGTGTCCCATGTGGCTGTCGGCGTGGCCGGCATGGCCCTCAACCTGATCCCGCTTTTCGGTGTCGTGGTCGCTGTGCTGTGGCTCGGTGAGGATCTCTCCACTCCCAAGGTCATCGGTGGTGCGCTGATCCTCTTCGGAGTTTTTCTCTTTCCCTATGAAGCGGACACCGAGTCCTCTAAAGAGCCAGGAAAGTTGGCGCTTTCGGAAGTCACGATTCCTGAGGAGACACATTTGTGA